One window of the Megalops cyprinoides isolate fMegCyp1 chromosome 2, fMegCyp1.pri, whole genome shotgun sequence genome contains the following:
- the boc gene encoding brother of CDO isoform X1, with product MMWWRQLPLCALLLYCLQEGATEAGDVPVFLEQPLSVVQKLGGSVALRCSALPSSANISWRLNGRDVGEGGAGLGVRVEQGVLLIPSLSNLTLGRYQCVARTRMGACASVPATVTAAKLRDFETDDQQEIEVDEGNTAVIQCHLPESQPKAQVRYSFKQEWLETSKGNYLIMPSGNLQIVNATQEDEGTYKCAAYNPITQETKTSASTDRLRIRRSTSEAVRIVYPPGSRSIMVTKGQRLVLECVASGIPAPQVTWAKDGLDLRHHNNTRFLLSNLLIDAASEGDSGSYTCRADNGVGVPSSASVLYDVQVFEPPQVSVELQQQAVSWGESVRFSCQTRGKPAPSVVWLHNAERLAPSPRHRISPRLLRVLSVGPQDDGVYQCLAENAVGSAQAATHLLTTPAVRLPPPDILRPAGPDKVVRDRAQKPGPTGAGQPQDCSGLSGPISPAEAPVILSQPRTGRADFYELTWKPRHDGGAPVLEYIIKYRKAADPSEEWTVSSISGSLHTLTLAKLEPASLYEVEMAAKNCAGLGQPAMVTFRTGKGRKSQGPGGQNEPKTPPVESPRLSPPEAPDRPTVSTATETSAYVTWIPRGNRGFPIQSFRVELRKLGKGGGDWTVAVANIPPSRLSVEITGLEKGTSYKFRVRAVNVLGESPPSAPSKAYTVVGSGHRNPERPVNGPYITYNEAINETTVILKWTYTPVNNNTPIYGFYIFYRPTDSDNDSDYKKDVVEGDRYWHSITDLQPETAYDIKMQCFNEGGESEFGNVVILETKARRHPRPLPPETSSLGPGHPGGPVPRPSDLPYLIVGVVLGALVFLIVAFIPFCLWRAWAKQKQTSDLCFPAPTAPLSSCQYTMVSLQGRPAVGHPEYPPPNGDCPPPNGDCPPPNGDYPLNGKLPYCLSQEEVECEMECSTLLPQTAAPNGHSASYTYCSGAPDSSGEDDSAQQLLHTSDQPISLQFPAEDEQSGGVAGECDVTAGTHIVLSEDCGIAVKVDLSSERETALSPPAAEEGHLLLQEPSTPPLPHNALQQEVHSCQAGAELQDRVVQDAADG from the exons gtgATGTTCCTGTCTTCTTGGAGCAGCCTCTCTCAGTGGTGCAGAAGTTGGGGGGCAGTGTGGCTCTGCGCTGCAGtgctctcccttcctctgctAACATCAGCTGGCGTCTGAACGGGCGGGACGTGGGCGAGGGGGGCGCGGGGCTGGGCGTGCGGGTGGAGCAGGGCGTGCTGCTCATCCCCAGCCTCTCCAACCTGACGCTGGGGCGGTACCAGTGTGTGGCCCGGACCCGCATGGGGGCCTGTGCCAGCGTGCCCGCCACCGTCACCGCCGCCA AGCTGCGTGACTTTGAGACGGACGACCAGCAGGAGATCGAGGTGGACGAGGGGAACACCGCAGTGATCCAGTGTCACCTGCCGGAGAGCCAGCCCAAGGCACAGGTGCGCTACAGCTTCAAACAGGAGTGGCTGGAGACATCCAAAG ggAACTACCTCATTATGCCGTCCGGGAACCTCCAGATCGTCAACGCCACCCAGGAGGATGAAGGAACCTACAAGTGTGCAGCCTACAACCCCATCACCCAGGAGACCAAAACATCCGCGTCCACAGACCGACTGCGCATACGCC GCTCCACCTCTGAGGCGGTGCGGATCGTCTACCCCCCCGGCTCACGCTCCATCATGGTGACCAAGGGCCAGAGGCTGGTGCTGGAGTGCGTGGCCAGCGGCATCCCGGCCCCCCAGGTCACATGGGCCAAGGATGGCCTGGACCTGCGTCACCATAACAACACGCGCTTCCTGCTCAGCAACCTGCTGATCGACGCCGCCTCCGAGGGCGACTCGGGCTCCTACACCTGCCGTGCCGACAACGGCGTGGGCGTCCCCAGCTCCGCCTCCGTCCTGTACGACGTGCAGGTGTTCG AGCCGCCGCAGGTGagtgtggagctgcagcagcaggcggTGTCGTGGGGGGAGAGTGTGCGCTTCAGCTGCCAGACGCGCGGAAAGCCGGCGCCCTCGGTGGTGTGGCTGCACAATGCAGAGCGCCTGGCCCCCTCCCCGCGGCACCGCATCTCCCCCCGCCTGCTGCGCGTCCTCAGCGTCGGCCCGCAGGACGACGGCGTCTACCAGTGCCTGGCCGAGAACGCCGTGGGCAGCGCCCAGGCCGCCACACACCTGCTGACCACGCCCGCAG tgaggcTTCCGCCTCCAGACATCCTGCGGCCTGCCGGTCCTGATAAGGTCGTGCGGGACCGGGCCCAGAAGCCCGGGCCCACGGGTGCAGGGCAGCCCCAGGACTGCTCAGGGCTCTCTGGGCCGATCTCCCCAGCTGAGGCCCCGGTCATTCTCAGCCAGCCGCGCACAGGCCGAGCCGACTTCTACGAGCTCACCTGGAAACCCCGGCATGACGGGGGTGCACCTGTGCTGGAGTACATCATCAAGTACAGAAAG GCTGCTGACCCCTCAGAGGAGTGGACGGTCAGCAGTATCTCTGGATCTCTCCACACACTGACTCTGGCCAAACTGGAACCTGCCAGCCTCTACGAGGTGGAGATGGCGGCCAAGAACTGTGCTGGGCTGGGCCAGCCTGCTATGGTCACCTTCAGAACCGGCAaag ggCGCAAGTCTCAGGGTCCTGGAGGACAGAATGAGCCCAAAACTCCCCCTGTGGAGTCGCCTCGCCTCTCCC CCCCCGAGGCCCCAGACCGGCCCACCGTCTCCACGGCGACGGAGACATCGGCGTATGTGACGTGGATTCCGCGGGGGAACAGAGGCTTTCCCATCCAGTCCTTCCGGGTAGAGCTGAGGAAGCTGGGAAAAGGGGGCGGGGACTGGACTGTAGCCGTGGCAAACATCCCACCCTCACGCCTGTCGGTGGAGATCACCGGCTTGGAGAAGG GAACGTCCTACAAATTCCGGGTGCGAGCGGTGAATGTGCTGGGGGAGAGCCCCCCCAGCGCCCCCTCCAAGGCCTACACCGTGGTGGGCAGCGGCCACCGCAACCCCGAGCGTCCCGTCAACGGCCCCTACATCACCTACAATGAGGCCATCAACGAGACCACCGTCATCCTCAAGTGGACG tacACACCTGTGAATAATAACACACCCATCTATGGATTCTACATCTTCTACCGACCCACTGACAGCGACAACGACAGCGACTACAAGAAGGACGTGGTGGAGg gtGACCGTTACTGGCACTCCATCACTGACCTGCAGCCTGAGACAGCCTATGACATCAAGATGCAGTGCTTTAATGAGGGAGGGGAGAGCGAGTTTGGCAACGTGGTTATCCTGGAAACCAAAG CCCGCAggcacccccgccccctgcccccggAGACGTCCTCGCTGGGACCAGGTCACCCGGGTGGGCCCGTGCCACGCCCCAGCGACCTGCCCTACCTGATCGTGGGCGTGGTGCTGGGGGCCCTCGTCTTCCTCATCGTGGCCTTCATCCCTTTCTGCCTGTGGAGAGCCTGGGCCAAACAGA AGCAGACCTCGGACCTGTGTTTCCCTGCCCCCACCGCGCCCCTGTCTTCCTGCCAGTACACCATGGTGTCCTTGCAGGGCCGGCCAGCGGTGGGGCACCCCGAGTACCCCCCTCCCAACGGAGACTGCCCCCCTCCCAACGGAGACTGCCCTCCTCCCAACGGAGACTACCCCCTTAATGGCAAACTCCCCTATTGCCTGTCCCAG GAGGAAGTGGAGTGTGAGATGGAGTGCAGCACCCTGCTGCCTCAGACGGCAGCGCCCAATGGCCACTCTGCCAGCTACACCTACTGCAGCGG ggctccagacagcagtggagaggaCGACTCCGCccagcagctcctccacacCTCAGACCAGCCAATCAGCTTGCAGTTCCCAGCGGAGGATGAGCAGAGTGGGGGCGTGGCCGGGgagtgtgatgtcactgcaggtACACACATTGTCCTCTctgaggattgtgggattgCGGTTAAAGTGGATCTGAGCTCTGAGAGAGAAACTGCCCTTTCCCCTCCGGCAGCAGAGGAAGGCCACCTGCTTCTGCAGGAGCCCAGCACACCACCACtgccccacaatgcactgcaacagGAAGTGCACAGCTGCCAGGCTGGAGCGGAGCTTCAGGACAGAGTGGTACAGGACGCGGCCGACGGATAA
- the boc gene encoding brother of CDO isoform X2: MMWWRQLPLCALLLYCLQEGATEAGDVPVFLEQPLSVVQKLGGSVALRCSALPSSANISWRLNGRDVGEGGAGLGVRVEQGVLLIPSLSNLTLGRYQCVARTRMGACASVPATVTAAKLRDFETDDQQEIEVDEGNTAVIQCHLPESQPKAQVRYSFKQEWLETSKGNYLIMPSGNLQIVNATQEDEGTYKCAAYNPITQETKTSASTDRLRIRRSTSEAVRIVYPPGSRSIMVTKGQRLVLECVASGIPAPQVTWAKDGLDLRHHNNTRFLLSNLLIDAASEGDSGSYTCRADNGVGVPSSASVLYDVQVFEPPQVSVELQQQAVSWGESVRFSCQTRGKPAPSVVWLHNAERLAPSPRHRISPRLLRVLSVGPQDDGVYQCLAENAVGSAQAATHLLTTPAVRLPPPDILRPAGPDKVVRDRAQKPGPTGAGQPQDCSGLSGPISPAEAPVILSQPRTGRADFYELTWKPRHDGGAPVLEYIIKYRKAADPSEEWTVSSISGSLHTLTLAKLEPASLYEVEMAAKNCAGLGQPAMVTFRTGKGRKSQGPGGQNEPKTPPVESPRLSPPEAPDRPTVSTATETSAYVTWIPRGNRGFPIQSFRVELRKLGKGGGDWTVAVANIPPSRLSVEITGLEKGTSYKFRVRAVNVLGESPPSAPSKAYTVVGSGHRNPERPVNGPYITYNEAINETTVILKWTYTPVNNNTPIYGFYIFYRPTDSDNDSDYKKDVVEGDRYWHSITDLQPETAYDIKMQCFNEGGESEFGNVVILETKARRHPRPLPPETSSLGPGHPGGPVPRPSDLPYLIVGVVLGALVFLIVAFIPFCLWRAWAKQKQTSDLCFPAPTAPLSSCQYTMVSLQGRPAVGHPEYPPPNGDCPPPNGDCPPPNGDYPLNGKLPYCLSQEEVECEMECSTLLPQTAAPNGHSASYTYCSGAPDSSGEDDSAQQLLHTSDQPISLQFPAEDEQSGGVAGECDVTAAEEGHLLLQEPSTPPLPHNALQQEVHSCQAGAELQDRVVQDAADG; encoded by the exons gtgATGTTCCTGTCTTCTTGGAGCAGCCTCTCTCAGTGGTGCAGAAGTTGGGGGGCAGTGTGGCTCTGCGCTGCAGtgctctcccttcctctgctAACATCAGCTGGCGTCTGAACGGGCGGGACGTGGGCGAGGGGGGCGCGGGGCTGGGCGTGCGGGTGGAGCAGGGCGTGCTGCTCATCCCCAGCCTCTCCAACCTGACGCTGGGGCGGTACCAGTGTGTGGCCCGGACCCGCATGGGGGCCTGTGCCAGCGTGCCCGCCACCGTCACCGCCGCCA AGCTGCGTGACTTTGAGACGGACGACCAGCAGGAGATCGAGGTGGACGAGGGGAACACCGCAGTGATCCAGTGTCACCTGCCGGAGAGCCAGCCCAAGGCACAGGTGCGCTACAGCTTCAAACAGGAGTGGCTGGAGACATCCAAAG ggAACTACCTCATTATGCCGTCCGGGAACCTCCAGATCGTCAACGCCACCCAGGAGGATGAAGGAACCTACAAGTGTGCAGCCTACAACCCCATCACCCAGGAGACCAAAACATCCGCGTCCACAGACCGACTGCGCATACGCC GCTCCACCTCTGAGGCGGTGCGGATCGTCTACCCCCCCGGCTCACGCTCCATCATGGTGACCAAGGGCCAGAGGCTGGTGCTGGAGTGCGTGGCCAGCGGCATCCCGGCCCCCCAGGTCACATGGGCCAAGGATGGCCTGGACCTGCGTCACCATAACAACACGCGCTTCCTGCTCAGCAACCTGCTGATCGACGCCGCCTCCGAGGGCGACTCGGGCTCCTACACCTGCCGTGCCGACAACGGCGTGGGCGTCCCCAGCTCCGCCTCCGTCCTGTACGACGTGCAGGTGTTCG AGCCGCCGCAGGTGagtgtggagctgcagcagcaggcggTGTCGTGGGGGGAGAGTGTGCGCTTCAGCTGCCAGACGCGCGGAAAGCCGGCGCCCTCGGTGGTGTGGCTGCACAATGCAGAGCGCCTGGCCCCCTCCCCGCGGCACCGCATCTCCCCCCGCCTGCTGCGCGTCCTCAGCGTCGGCCCGCAGGACGACGGCGTCTACCAGTGCCTGGCCGAGAACGCCGTGGGCAGCGCCCAGGCCGCCACACACCTGCTGACCACGCCCGCAG tgaggcTTCCGCCTCCAGACATCCTGCGGCCTGCCGGTCCTGATAAGGTCGTGCGGGACCGGGCCCAGAAGCCCGGGCCCACGGGTGCAGGGCAGCCCCAGGACTGCTCAGGGCTCTCTGGGCCGATCTCCCCAGCTGAGGCCCCGGTCATTCTCAGCCAGCCGCGCACAGGCCGAGCCGACTTCTACGAGCTCACCTGGAAACCCCGGCATGACGGGGGTGCACCTGTGCTGGAGTACATCATCAAGTACAGAAAG GCTGCTGACCCCTCAGAGGAGTGGACGGTCAGCAGTATCTCTGGATCTCTCCACACACTGACTCTGGCCAAACTGGAACCTGCCAGCCTCTACGAGGTGGAGATGGCGGCCAAGAACTGTGCTGGGCTGGGCCAGCCTGCTATGGTCACCTTCAGAACCGGCAaag ggCGCAAGTCTCAGGGTCCTGGAGGACAGAATGAGCCCAAAACTCCCCCTGTGGAGTCGCCTCGCCTCTCCC CCCCCGAGGCCCCAGACCGGCCCACCGTCTCCACGGCGACGGAGACATCGGCGTATGTGACGTGGATTCCGCGGGGGAACAGAGGCTTTCCCATCCAGTCCTTCCGGGTAGAGCTGAGGAAGCTGGGAAAAGGGGGCGGGGACTGGACTGTAGCCGTGGCAAACATCCCACCCTCACGCCTGTCGGTGGAGATCACCGGCTTGGAGAAGG GAACGTCCTACAAATTCCGGGTGCGAGCGGTGAATGTGCTGGGGGAGAGCCCCCCCAGCGCCCCCTCCAAGGCCTACACCGTGGTGGGCAGCGGCCACCGCAACCCCGAGCGTCCCGTCAACGGCCCCTACATCACCTACAATGAGGCCATCAACGAGACCACCGTCATCCTCAAGTGGACG tacACACCTGTGAATAATAACACACCCATCTATGGATTCTACATCTTCTACCGACCCACTGACAGCGACAACGACAGCGACTACAAGAAGGACGTGGTGGAGg gtGACCGTTACTGGCACTCCATCACTGACCTGCAGCCTGAGACAGCCTATGACATCAAGATGCAGTGCTTTAATGAGGGAGGGGAGAGCGAGTTTGGCAACGTGGTTATCCTGGAAACCAAAG CCCGCAggcacccccgccccctgcccccggAGACGTCCTCGCTGGGACCAGGTCACCCGGGTGGGCCCGTGCCACGCCCCAGCGACCTGCCCTACCTGATCGTGGGCGTGGTGCTGGGGGCCCTCGTCTTCCTCATCGTGGCCTTCATCCCTTTCTGCCTGTGGAGAGCCTGGGCCAAACAGA AGCAGACCTCGGACCTGTGTTTCCCTGCCCCCACCGCGCCCCTGTCTTCCTGCCAGTACACCATGGTGTCCTTGCAGGGCCGGCCAGCGGTGGGGCACCCCGAGTACCCCCCTCCCAACGGAGACTGCCCCCCTCCCAACGGAGACTGCCCTCCTCCCAACGGAGACTACCCCCTTAATGGCAAACTCCCCTATTGCCTGTCCCAG GAGGAAGTGGAGTGTGAGATGGAGTGCAGCACCCTGCTGCCTCAGACGGCAGCGCCCAATGGCCACTCTGCCAGCTACACCTACTGCAGCGG ggctccagacagcagtggagaggaCGACTCCGCccagcagctcctccacacCTCAGACCAGCCAATCAGCTTGCAGTTCCCAGCGGAGGATGAGCAGAGTGGGGGCGTGGCCGGGgagtgtgatgtcactgcag CAGAGGAAGGCCACCTGCTTCTGCAGGAGCCCAGCACACCACCACtgccccacaatgcactgcaacagGAAGTGCACAGCTGCCAGGCTGGAGCGGAGCTTCAGGACAGAGTGGTACAGGACGCGGCCGACGGATAA